In Antennarius striatus isolate MH-2024 chromosome 8, ASM4005453v1, whole genome shotgun sequence, a single window of DNA contains:
- the chtf18 gene encoding chromosome transmission fidelity protein 18 homolog isoform X1, protein MDEYDELFGIQDDFEEQFADELEVLAQMEPDSPKPGKRQRRVAGEDISDIEHLLEDQPITPKAKRLKQDAGVAKRLFDSQQDQQNTAPVRNDDITPPSSPEQYEPSHALRSAPAVLDISGFAAIPETPTRPSREVTASLHALRRPPLEGEYISVTDSSGNRVYLRQTEDTGTKVVDTRIVPNSQGTLGLLALPVSVLREEAAERRHRQLLEESQRLTELLDRNVNDVFVEPENIEDKENNAPEDTEGRESRLWVDRFSPRHYTELLSDDFTNRCLLKWLKLWDTVVFGRERKTRLVRFDRQAPNQNSFKPNQSNQNPNRFKSKIEMTEELLEAELDQHKRPKFKVALLSGPPGLGKTTLAHIIAKHAGYNVVEINASDDRSAEVFQRRIDTATQMKSVLGSDERPNCLVIDEIDGAPAAAINILLATLNRKDGHGGEAGTDTANRKKKKKESILLRPIICICNDLYVPALRPLRQQAFLLTFPQTQPSRLTQRLAEISLQQGMKTDTGALMSLCEKTDNDIRACINTLQFLHGRGHKQVDSRTIQCVSVGQKDQNKGLFNLWQEIFQLPRVKRKRIGAGFEEASGSGAQRFQHILLLATSSGEYEKVSQGLYDNYLSMRVRDPHLQSVCEALDWFSFSDRLNQVILHRQNFSLMRYLPYLSVTFHFLFAHTNVPRISYPHSQHEASSRLLSSRNALSTMLADIPACIRTRISQLSLNLDMLTLLLDIICPKLRPVNPQLFSTREKQQMRELIDTMLAYNLSYRQDRTPEGQYIYVLEPRVEDVVRYPGLPPHRQLTYQAKQTISREMEQEKMRRAERLMRQRNPTTVRLVQRRPDDRSFARLSRAMFSATQKEEEEKKKSAAPQPTRNHQQRLENIVKQTAVETRPEVDFFGRAVVPRPQKPTPSSDTGEKCAVLSMGTAVGNSDVWFRFNEGMSNAVRRNVYIRELL, encoded by the exons CAGCCCCGGTGcggaatgatgacatcacaccgcCGTCCTCTCCAGAGCAGTACGAACCTTCTCACGCTCTCAG GTCAGCCCCGGCTGTGCTGGACATCAGTGGCTTTGCGGCGATTCCAGAGACGCCCACACGACCTTCCAGAGAGGTGACAGCATCGCTTCACGCGCTCAGACGGCCCCCTTTAGAGGGAGAGTACATCAGCGTGACCGACTCGTCAGGGAATCGCGTCTACCTCCGACAAACAGAAGACACTGGGACGAAG GTAGTGGACACCAGAATTGTACCCAACTCCCAGGGTACACTGGGACTGCTGGCATTGCCAGTAAGTGTGTTGagagaagaagcagcagagagg CGTCACCGTCAGCTTCTGGAAGAATCTCAGCGTCTGACGGAGCTGCTGGACCG AAACGTGAATGATGTGTTTGTGGAGCCTGAAAACATAGAAGATAAAGAGAATAACGCTCCAGAGGACACAGAGGGACGAGAATCTCGGCTCTGGGTGGACAGATTCTCGCCGCGACACTACACAGAACTTCTCAGCGATGAC TTTACCAACCGCTGTTTGCTCAAGTGGTTGAAACTTTGGGACACGGTCGTGTTcggaagagagaggaagacccGCCTGGTCCGGTTTGACAGACAGGCTCCCAACCAGAACTCTTTCAAACCCAATCAGAGCAATCAGAATCCAAACCGCTTTAAGAGCAAGATCGAGATgacggaggagctgctggaggcggagctggacCAGCACAAACGCCCCAAATTCAAG GTGGCGTTGTTGTCTGGGCCGCCAGGTTTGGGAAAGACCACCCTCGCTCATATCATAGCAAAGCATGCTGGGTACAACGTGGTGGAAATCAATGCCAG TGACGATCGTAGCGCCGAAGTCTTCCAGAGACGCATCGACACGGCGACGCAGATGAAGTCCGTGTTGGGATCCGACGAGAGGCCGAACTGCCTCGTTATCGACGAGATCGACGGAGCGCCGGCG GCTGCGATCAACATTCTGTTAGCGACGCTGAACAGGAAGGACGGTCACGGTGGCGAGGCCGGTACGGATACCgccaacaggaagaagaaaaagaaggaatcCATCCTACTCCGACCAATCATCTGCATCTGCAATGACCT GTATGTTCCGGCTCTCCGTCCTCTCAGGCAGCAGGCCTTCCTCCTGACCTTCCCCCAGACTCAGCCCTCCCGCCTCACGCAGAGATTGGCTGAG ATTTCCCTCCAGCAGGGGATGAAAACAGACACCGGCGCTCTGATGTCGCTGTGCGAGAAGACCGACAACGACATCCGGGCGTGCATCAACACGCTGCAG TTCCTTCACGGTCGCGGCCACAAGCAGGTGGACAGCAGGACCAtccagtgtgtttctgtggggCAGAAGGACCAGAACAAAGGCTTGTTCAACCTGTGGCAGGAGATCTTCCAGCTGCCGCGCGTAAAACG GAAGCGAATCGGCGCCGGGTTTGAAGAGGCCTCCGGTTCAGGAGCGCAGAGGTTTCAGCACATTCTGCTGTTGGCGACCTCTAGTGGAGAGTATGAGAAGGTTTCTCAG GGCCTGTATGATAACTACCTGTCCATGCGGGTGAGGGACCCCCACCTGCAGAGCGTCTGCGAGGCCCTGGACTGGTTCTCCTTCTCAGACAGACTCAACCAGGTCATTCTGCACCGTCAGAACTTCTCCCTGATGAGATACCTGCCCTACTTGTCTGTcaccttccacttcctgttcgccCACACCAACGTTCCCCGCATCAGCTACCCCCACAGTCAGCATGAG GCCTCCTCCCGGCTCCTCAGCAGCAGGAACGCTCTGTCCACCATGTTGGCCGacatcccagcatgcatcaggaCGAGGATCAGCCAGCTCAGCCTGAACCTGGACATGCTCACCCTGCTGCTCGACATAATCTGTCCCAAACTGCGGCCT GTGAATCCGCAGCTGTTCAGCACCAGGGAGAAGCAGCAGATGCGCGAGCTGATCGACACCATGCTGGCGTACAACCTGTCCTACAGGCAGGACCGCACGCCGGAGGGGCAGTACATATACGTACTGGAGcc gcgTGTTGAGGACGTGGTGAGGTATCCGGGCCTGCCGCCGCACCGTCAGCTGACCTACCAGGCCAAGCAAACCATCAGCAGAGAGATGGAGCAGGAGAAGATGAGGAGAGCCGAGCGGCTGATGCGACAAAGAAACCCAACGACGGTGAGACTCGTCCAACGTCGTCCGGACGATCGATCGTTTGCTCGTTTGTCACGTGCCATGTTCTCCGCCAcgcagaaagaggaggaggagaagaagaagagcgccGCTCCTCAGCCGACCAGGAACCACCAGCAGAGGCTGGAGAACATCGTCAAACAGACCGCCGTGGAGACGCGG CCGGAGGTGGATTTTTTCGGCCGAGCCGTCGTCCCCAGGCCTCAGAAGCCAACGCCGTCTTCAGACACGG gTGAGAAGTGTGCGGTTCTTTCCATGGGAACGGCGGTCGGCAACAGCGACGTGTGGTTCCGCTTCAACGAAGGCATGTCCAACGCCGTCCGACGGAACGTCTACATCCGAGAGctgctgtga
- the gng13a gene encoding guanine nucleotide-binding protein G(I)/G(S)/G(O) subunit gamma-13a — translation MEELDVPQMRREVESLQYQLAINREKSSITVTELVKWIEGCVCDDPFLNPELMRANPWVEKGKCVIL, via the exons ATGGAGGAGTTAGACGTCCCACAGATGAGGAGAGAAGTGGAAAGCCTCCAGTATCAGCTGGCGATCAACAGAGAGAAATCCTCCATCACTGTTACCGA GCTGGTGAAGTGGATTGAGGGTTGTGTTTGCGACGATCCATTCCTGAACCCGGAGCTGATGAGAGCCAACCCCTGGGTGGAGAAGGGCAAGTGTGTGATCCTCTAA
- the chtf18 gene encoding chromosome transmission fidelity protein 18 homolog isoform X2, with translation MDEYDELFGIQDDFEEQFADELEVLAQMEPDSPKPGKRQRRVAGEDISDIEHLLEDQPITPKAKRLKQDAGVAKRLFDSQQDQQNTAPVRNDDITPPSSPEQYEPSHALRSAPAVLDISGFAAIPETPTRPSREVTASLHALRRPPLEGEYISVTDSSGNRVYLRQTEDTGTKVVDTRIVPNSQGTLGLLALPVSVLREEAAERRHRQLLEESQRLTELLDRNVNDVFVEPENIEDKENNAPEDTEGRESRLWVDRFSPRHYTELLSDDFTNRCLLKWLKLWDTVVFGRERKTRLVRFDRQAPNQNSFKPNQSNQNPNRFKSKIEMTEELLEAELDQHKRPKFKVALLSGPPGLGKTTLAHIIAKHAGYNVVEINASDDRSAEVFQRRIDTATQMKSVLGSDERPNCLVIDEIDGAPAAAINILLATLNRKDGHGGEAGTDTANRKKKKKESILLRPIICICNDLYVPALRPLRQQAFLLTFPQTQPSRLTQRLAEISLQQGMKTDTGALMSLCEKTDNDIRACINTLQFLHGRGHKQVDSRTIQCVSVGQKDQNKGLFNLWQEIFQLPRVKRKRIGAGFEEASGSGAQRFQHILLLATSSGEYEKVSQGLYDNYLSMRVRDPHLQSVCEALDWFSFSDRLNQVILHRQNFSLMRYLPYLSVTFHFLFAHTNVPRISYPHSQHEASSRLLSSRNALSTMLADIPACIRTRISQLSLNLDMLTLLLDIICPKLRPVNPQLFSTREKQQMRELIDTMLAYNLSYRQDRTPEGQYIYVLEPRVEDVVRYPGLPPHRQLTYQAKQTISREMEQEKMRRAERLMRQRNPTTKEEEEKKKSAAPQPTRNHQQRLENIVKQTAVETRPEVDFFGRAVVPRPQKPTPSSDTGEKCAVLSMGTAVGNSDVWFRFNEGMSNAVRRNVYIRELL, from the exons CAGCCCCGGTGcggaatgatgacatcacaccgcCGTCCTCTCCAGAGCAGTACGAACCTTCTCACGCTCTCAG GTCAGCCCCGGCTGTGCTGGACATCAGTGGCTTTGCGGCGATTCCAGAGACGCCCACACGACCTTCCAGAGAGGTGACAGCATCGCTTCACGCGCTCAGACGGCCCCCTTTAGAGGGAGAGTACATCAGCGTGACCGACTCGTCAGGGAATCGCGTCTACCTCCGACAAACAGAAGACACTGGGACGAAG GTAGTGGACACCAGAATTGTACCCAACTCCCAGGGTACACTGGGACTGCTGGCATTGCCAGTAAGTGTGTTGagagaagaagcagcagagagg CGTCACCGTCAGCTTCTGGAAGAATCTCAGCGTCTGACGGAGCTGCTGGACCG AAACGTGAATGATGTGTTTGTGGAGCCTGAAAACATAGAAGATAAAGAGAATAACGCTCCAGAGGACACAGAGGGACGAGAATCTCGGCTCTGGGTGGACAGATTCTCGCCGCGACACTACACAGAACTTCTCAGCGATGAC TTTACCAACCGCTGTTTGCTCAAGTGGTTGAAACTTTGGGACACGGTCGTGTTcggaagagagaggaagacccGCCTGGTCCGGTTTGACAGACAGGCTCCCAACCAGAACTCTTTCAAACCCAATCAGAGCAATCAGAATCCAAACCGCTTTAAGAGCAAGATCGAGATgacggaggagctgctggaggcggagctggacCAGCACAAACGCCCCAAATTCAAG GTGGCGTTGTTGTCTGGGCCGCCAGGTTTGGGAAAGACCACCCTCGCTCATATCATAGCAAAGCATGCTGGGTACAACGTGGTGGAAATCAATGCCAG TGACGATCGTAGCGCCGAAGTCTTCCAGAGACGCATCGACACGGCGACGCAGATGAAGTCCGTGTTGGGATCCGACGAGAGGCCGAACTGCCTCGTTATCGACGAGATCGACGGAGCGCCGGCG GCTGCGATCAACATTCTGTTAGCGACGCTGAACAGGAAGGACGGTCACGGTGGCGAGGCCGGTACGGATACCgccaacaggaagaagaaaaagaaggaatcCATCCTACTCCGACCAATCATCTGCATCTGCAATGACCT GTATGTTCCGGCTCTCCGTCCTCTCAGGCAGCAGGCCTTCCTCCTGACCTTCCCCCAGACTCAGCCCTCCCGCCTCACGCAGAGATTGGCTGAG ATTTCCCTCCAGCAGGGGATGAAAACAGACACCGGCGCTCTGATGTCGCTGTGCGAGAAGACCGACAACGACATCCGGGCGTGCATCAACACGCTGCAG TTCCTTCACGGTCGCGGCCACAAGCAGGTGGACAGCAGGACCAtccagtgtgtttctgtggggCAGAAGGACCAGAACAAAGGCTTGTTCAACCTGTGGCAGGAGATCTTCCAGCTGCCGCGCGTAAAACG GAAGCGAATCGGCGCCGGGTTTGAAGAGGCCTCCGGTTCAGGAGCGCAGAGGTTTCAGCACATTCTGCTGTTGGCGACCTCTAGTGGAGAGTATGAGAAGGTTTCTCAG GGCCTGTATGATAACTACCTGTCCATGCGGGTGAGGGACCCCCACCTGCAGAGCGTCTGCGAGGCCCTGGACTGGTTCTCCTTCTCAGACAGACTCAACCAGGTCATTCTGCACCGTCAGAACTTCTCCCTGATGAGATACCTGCCCTACTTGTCTGTcaccttccacttcctgttcgccCACACCAACGTTCCCCGCATCAGCTACCCCCACAGTCAGCATGAG GCCTCCTCCCGGCTCCTCAGCAGCAGGAACGCTCTGTCCACCATGTTGGCCGacatcccagcatgcatcaggaCGAGGATCAGCCAGCTCAGCCTGAACCTGGACATGCTCACCCTGCTGCTCGACATAATCTGTCCCAAACTGCGGCCT GTGAATCCGCAGCTGTTCAGCACCAGGGAGAAGCAGCAGATGCGCGAGCTGATCGACACCATGCTGGCGTACAACCTGTCCTACAGGCAGGACCGCACGCCGGAGGGGCAGTACATATACGTACTGGAGcc gcgTGTTGAGGACGTGGTGAGGTATCCGGGCCTGCCGCCGCACCGTCAGCTGACCTACCAGGCCAAGCAAACCATCAGCAGAGAGATGGAGCAGGAGAAGATGAGGAGAGCCGAGCGGCTGATGCGACAAAGAAACCCAACGACG aaagaggaggaggagaagaagaagagcgccGCTCCTCAGCCGACCAGGAACCACCAGCAGAGGCTGGAGAACATCGTCAAACAGACCGCCGTGGAGACGCGG CCGGAGGTGGATTTTTTCGGCCGAGCCGTCGTCCCCAGGCCTCAGAAGCCAACGCCGTCTTCAGACACGG gTGAGAAGTGTGCGGTTCTTTCCATGGGAACGGCGGTCGGCAACAGCGACGTGTGGTTCCGCTTCAACGAAGGCATGTCCAACGCCGTCCGACGGAACGTCTACATCCGAGAGctgctgtga